From Nicotiana tabacum cultivar K326 chromosome 20, ASM71507v2, whole genome shotgun sequence, one genomic window encodes:
- the LOC142174320 gene encoding uncharacterized protein LOC142174320, with the protein MPYSLVYGTDAVIPVEVGEPCLRYSNESGPTNDENKKDFDEAEERRDMAYIRIIAQKQQAEQYYNKKAKVRPLKVRDYVLRAKTQANKDPREGKLGASWDEPYKITAAANKGSFQLEIMEGKLLPNN; encoded by the coding sequence AtgccatattcactagtctatgggactgatgcagtGATACCAGTCGAGGTTGGGGAACCATGTTTGAGATATTCCAATGAGAGCGGACCAACCAACGACGAGAACAAGAAAGACTTCGACGAAGCGGAGGAGCGAAGAGACATGGCTTACATAAGAATAATAGCCCAAAAACAGCAAGCAGAACAATATTACAACAAAAAGGCCAAAGTACGACCACTCAAAGTCAGGGACTATGTACTCAGAGCCAAAACACAGGCAAACAAAGACCCAAGAGAAGGTAAACTAGGAGCCAGTTGGGATGAGCCGTACAAAATCACGGCAGCAGCAAACAAAGGATCATTCCAACTAGAAATAATGGAGggaaagctactaccaaacaaTTAG